In Rhodobacteraceae bacterium S2214, the DNA window GCGTTGGTGAACCGCCAACACATGACCGCTGAACAAATCCGTCATGTGATGCCAACCCATTTGTTTGATGCTGCGACTAAATTTGCCTTCGTGCGCAATCCTTGGGATTGGCAGGTGTCGGAATATTCTTACGCACGTCAATCATCGGCACACCCCCATCATGATCAGGTGCTTGGTTTTGGTGACTTCGAAACGTATATCCGACACAAGTGTGAAAATGACACGCGTCTGCAATGTTCGTTCATCTATGACAAAACCGGGAAGCGTTTGGTGCAACATATCGGAAGGTTTGAAGTGTTGAGCGATGATTTCACCCGGATATGTGCGGAACTCGGGCTTACCGAAAGCCTACCCCACGTGAATGCATCCAAGCGCAAACGTGACTGGCGGTCGTATTACGATGACAAGACGTATGAGATGGTCCGCGAGGCCTACAGTCTTGATATCGAAACCTTCGGGTATTCGGAAAGCAGCACACCAACACATGTGATCCCGGATCACCTCAACGCTCCGGCGGGGTGGCACGAATTACCGGTTGGCGCGATCGCCTGACGCAACACTTCATGCGGCTCAGTTTTTTAACCAGTTGGACGTCGCGCCAGATAGATTGTGTCGCCCCGTGTCAGGGCATAGCGCGCGGCCTGAGCACCATCAGCGACGACCAATTCCAGATCAAATCCTGCCGCGCGAATGCGGTCTTCGATATCACTCCCGAAGAACAGAACATGGTCCGCTTGCCCAAAGTGGCGATGTCGCGCGTCTGGAGTCATAATTGACGCATCTTCATAGCTCTTGGGCCACGAATGGACGACTGGAGTTGTCAGCATCGCTAGACCACCAGGGCGTAGAATGCGCAGCAGTTCGGGCAGCGCTTTGCTATCGTTCACATGTTCTAGCACATGGTTCGCCATTACGGTGTCCACTGACGCGTCTGGCAGTTCAATATTCTCCATGTCCAACACCAGATCAGCGCGGCCCGGCGTAATATCCGCAGTCCGATACTGCGTACTGCGCGCACGCAATTCTGTTTCTAAACAAGCCTCTGGCGCAAAATGCAAAAAGCTTCCAAAGCCGCCCTGCGGTGCGGACCCATCGAGCCAGTTCTTGATAAATCGATGTCGTTCTCGGGAATGGCAGTCAGGGCACTGGCCATCAAAGCGGATCGCATTAGAACCGAAGATGGGATCAAAATGTCCCTTATATCCGCAAAGAGAACATTCGTAGGATTGCTGTTCACCAGCCGGACGAGACTTTTCGACAAATTCTTTGATTACGCGTTGACGACGATATTGCGACATGCGGGACGCCAATTGCGTGACGGCTTGCATGCCAATCTTATTTATTGTTTTCAATTGAAGGTTTCTCCCATGTGTCGCGATGCAAATCCGGGGTGGCCGGACGTTGTTCAAAGTTCCGACGGGTGTTTGGTTGGCCCATGCCAATCTGAGGCATAATTTTTTCGGTCATAAAGCGCGATAACTTGCGTTCAAATGCAGGACGACTGAATTCGCTTTGCACCCTGATTTGTGCAGCATTTGCGAGCCGCGACCGCAGCGACGGATCGTCAATCAAAGCAGTGATCCCGCGGGCCATGCTGGCCGCGTCGGGGTCGACCAACATTGCAATATCGTCATCCAGTACCTGCGTGTGCGTCGGTAGTCGTGTCGCCAATAGTGGGCGACCTGAATCGAGATAGCTGTAAACTTTCATCGGCGTATTGCGCCCTTTGGTGCGCGGCGACGCCACGATGGTTGCCTGCGCGAGATACCGTCCGATTTGCGCGACAGGACGGGGGCCAAGGATCGAAACTTGCGCGGTTATGCCTAGTTTTTGGGCACGTTCGCGTAGCGCGGATACATGCGATGGCGCTCCGCCGATAATGACTAGCTGTACGTTAGCACCCTTCGCAACTGCGGCGGCAAAGCCGTCTAACAACAGATCCACGCCCTGATAAGCTTCCAAATTGCCGACATACATGATGACTGGAACATCAAACTGACAATCCTCGGGCACCGGCAAGGACGGGGCGTCATCGGTTAGCGGAATGTCTTCGAGTGTCTGGATGGGAAGGTCGGGCGCATGGGCGCGCGTAATATCGGCAAGCGCACGGCAACAGGTGATCGCGCCAATTGCTCCGCGGGCAGCGCGGCCTTCGGCGCGTTCGAATAGCCGTACAAGCCAACCCGGTAAATTGAATTTGTCATCTAACTGCTCTGGAATGGAGCTATCGATATCGCAGATATAAGGAACACCAAAAAAGTGGCGTAGGACCAGCGCAATATATGCTGACTCTTCGACAGCAATCACAAGATCGTGCCGTCCCCGCCTGAGTAGAGTGGCAGCTTTTGGCAGCATGACGATATCGGCAATTAGTTTCCGAATGGAAAACCCAGGGCCAATGTCTGAGAGGAAACCCAAATGAGGAATGCGATGAACATCGACGCCGTTGATATCCAACTTCTTTCCGCCGGGGAACACTAGTAAATCAATGTGGTGGCCTTGCTTGGCCAATGCGGTCGCTAAATTGCGCACGGCAATAGGCGTTCCGCGTTCGATGAAAAAGGGCTGTGGCGCAAGTATCAGTACATCCATCAAAACCCCCTCGAAAGAGTAGCAATCGAGCCGAAATATCCTGAATACAAATGCTCTGAATGGCATGTGCATATGGATTGATTCTTGGGCCAGAAAAATTGGCCGCTCACGTGTCGCAGGGACATCATGCTAAAAGTCACTCGCTCAAAAAAATAATACGTGGGCGACAATAACTTGCCCAACATGATTATTGCGCGTTCGGGGCATTACGGCAAGAAAAACATGATCTAGGCTATCAGCTGCTTCATTCATGATCAAAAAATATGCACTAATTCGATTGAATCTTTTCAGGTATTGTATTGTTTTTAATCAAACCATTGCGCAGTTTAGGCATGTCGGCGATGCTAGATGGATAGCCTGAGCGGAGAAAAGAATGCAGAATATCGATGCAGGGTTAGCGCCAATCTGTGCAGATCAAGCAGCGGATTTAGGCCTGCATGGTCCGTCTAAAGCCCATTGTTTTGACTTTGTAATTTTGCGCCTGCATCAGTTTAGGACATGTTAATTTGAAGCGAAAATCAGCTTCACGGCCTACATTCTTTGCGAACGTCAGCGCCATGGCGGGTGGTCGGGTTTTGTCGATTGTCGCCCAAATCCTGATTCTGCCGATTATTGCGCGCTATCTTACGACATCCGAATTTGGCGCTGTGGCGCTGGCTATGGGCATAGTCGTTCTGGCCCAATTACTAAGCGACGGGGGCCTAGGTAAATCCTTGGTACGGCGACCCGATTATGTCGCGGAAGAATGGGATAGCGTGTTTTGGCTGCTGGCTGGAATCGGTACTTTGTTGAGTGCGGTTCTACTCATGACCGCACCGCTGTGGGAGGCATTGTTTGCGATGCCCGGTCTGACCGAGTTGATACGGGTCCTTTCTATTATTCCCATGATCCAATCGCTTTCGGCTGTCTTCAATGCGGCACTAGAGCGCGACGATCGCTTCGTGTTGTTGGGTGGCTTACGTATCGTTTCCGTCATACTCAGCCTTGGTGCTGCAATTGGGCTTGCGACGAACGGTTTCGGGGCGTGGAGCCTTGTCATGCAGCAAATCGTGCTCTTCACAACACTTGCCATCGGCGCAGTGATCGCAAGCCCATTTCGTCCACGGTTACGGCTCAGACCCAAGTGGTTCAGGGGGCATCTGCGGTTTGCGCGCGATACGGTCGGAACTTCGCTCGTGTTTACACTGCAGCGACAGGCGCCAATCATGATGCTTGGTTTTGTATTGGGAGCAGGGCCGCTTGGGCTTTATTCGATGGCACTGCGGTTGCTGCGATTGCCCGAACTCGGTCTGGCCGGACCGGCTTCACAGGTCGTGTTTGTGCGGATGGCGCGGCGAACCTCCGACCCTGCAGGCATTGGTGCCCTCTACCTCGCGGCACTCCGCCTGCTTGCTTTAGTTATTGTACCGGGCATGTTCTGTCTCGCTGGGTTTGCGCCCGAATTGATTCCGCTCTTGCTGACCGATCGGTGGGGGAACGTTGCGCTTATTTTCGCGCTGGCAGCACCAGCTTTTGCGATCGAATCGACGACATCGATGGCAGGTATGGCCTTTCTGGCAGCGGGGCAGACGACGCTGAGATTGCGGATGGCAACCGAACGCGCAATCCTGCAGATCGCGACGATCGCAATTGCGGTGCCATTCGGCATTAATGCTGTGGCGTTTGCGCTATCACTCTTCGCAATAATCTATACGCCACGGTTATGGTGGTACGCCGGACGAATAGCCCCGTTTTCGCGAAAAAAAGCATTAGGTGCAATTGCTTGGCCGGTTCTATCAGGTATTTTCATTTGGCTGATATCAGCAATGCTCGTTTCTTCGCTTGAAAACCAAACTGCCGTATTTTTGTTTGTTCTCGCTATTGGAATGGCGGCAATTGGTTGGGTGCTTGCTGCACTGCCCCAATTAAGCGAATTGCGAGGTGCAATCGCATTATTTCGCAAAGACGAAGGCACCGTCTCACAAGTTAAAGATTCAACCTGAAATTGTTAGCCGTCTATACGGATCCGTAAAACTTGCCGTATTGCGAAACTAAAAGTATCATGTGAGTCTAATTTTTTCGATTTCTTTAAGACTAATTTATTTTTGTAAACGCCTTTAGGAGGTAAGTTGTGTTCATAGACACTCTAGATTCGCTGGATTCCAATTTTTGGTCTGTTTCCGACTTTTCTGTCGATGCCAGCTGGAACCACACTGCATGGAATGCCGATTACTTACAGCTGTCCCAAGGTGAAGTGAGCCTGAATTTCGACGGAGCCGATTCCGGTACAAAAGATTTTACCGGAGCCGAGTTGCAATCGCAGCAATTCTTTGGCTACGGCTCTTATGAAATTGTCATGGCACCATCGGATACCTCCGGCGTCGTGTCGTCTTTTTTTCTATATAACAATACGTTCTTCGGCGGATCACAGCACAACGAAATCGACATTGAATTCTTGGGTGATGACACGACGCAAATTCACCTCAACTATTACTACGATGATCAACGGCTCGGCGCGACACAGACTGTTGTCGTCGACCTAGGGTTTGATGCGGCGGCGGAACTCCACGCATATCGCATTGATTGGATGCCCGACGGCATCTCTTGGTACGTCGATGATGCGCTGATTTTCAATGTTGCGGCGGCGACTGCGCCTGTCCCAATTCCAGACGAAGGCATGAAAATGTTCATGAACATCTGGAGCGGCGGTGCCGATTTGGAAAATTGGCACGGGCCTGTTGCACCAGACGCCACCGGCACGGCACGCTACGATTCCGTCAGCTATACGCCTGTTTTGGCCCCGGTTGAGGGCACTGAAGGAAAAGATCGACTGAAAGCCGTTCCGTTTATGCCTACGATCATGCACGGCTATGGCGGTGACGATGGATTGCAGGGCGGAGACACCGACGACTTCGTCTATGGCGGTACGGGCCGCGACTGGATCATGGGGCATGGCGGAAATGACGTGCTGGACGGTGGTGAGGGCCAAGATGTTCTTGGTGGTGGTACAGGTGCGGATGTTTTTCAGTGGGACGTCGCTTCGCTTGGGGATTGGCGGGACCGCATCGATGATTTTACCCCATCTGAAGGCGATGTGATTGATATCTCTGCGATTTCCGCAGCTTACGGCTGGGATGCTGCGGCCGCAGAAGCTGCGATTACGGTTTTGGTCAGCTCGCGCGGGACCAAAATCAATATTGAAGTGCCTGACATGGGATTGCTCCCGCTTGTAGAACTACGCGATGTTACGCCGGCTGAGATTTCGGTTGCGGCGGGGACGTTGCGGTTGGTGGCGGGGCCTCCTCCGGGATCTGCGGATGACGACGGGAACATGGCGCTGGCTTTGGGTGCTGGTATGACCGATGCCACAATCGCGCCGGGCGAAGAGACCGCCGTGACGCTTGATCTGACCGGTCTGGATGCAGATGCC includes these proteins:
- a CDS encoding class I SAM-dependent methyltransferase, translated to MQAVTQLASRMSQYRRQRVIKEFVEKSRPAGEQQSYECSLCGYKGHFDPIFGSNAIRFDGQCPDCHSRERHRFIKNWLDGSAPQGGFGSFLHFAPEACLETELRARSTQYRTADITPGRADLVLDMENIELPDASVDTVMANHVLEHVNDSKALPELLRILRPGGLAMLTTPVVHSWPKSYEDASIMTPDARHRHFGQADHVLFFGSDIEDRIRAAGFDLELVVADGAQAARYALTRGDTIYLARRPTG
- a CDS encoding sulfotransferase family protein, giving the protein MLYSPSHQFIYVHIYKTGGESVMAALRKYCPIYQRNRYIRKSVQIFPVAAQPVMDWRAALVNRQHMTAEQIRHVMPTHLFDAATKFAFVRNPWDWQVSEYSYARQSSAHPHHDQVLGFGDFETYIRHKCENDTRLQCSFIYDKTGKRLVQHIGRFEVLSDDFTRICAELGLTESLPHVNASKRKRDWRSYYDDKTYEMVREAYSLDIETFGYSESSTPTHVIPDHLNAPAGWHELPVGAIA
- a CDS encoding lipopolysaccharide biosynthesis protein translates to MKRKSASRPTFFANVSAMAGGRVLSIVAQILILPIIARYLTTSEFGAVALAMGIVVLAQLLSDGGLGKSLVRRPDYVAEEWDSVFWLLAGIGTLLSAVLLMTAPLWEALFAMPGLTELIRVLSIIPMIQSLSAVFNAALERDDRFVLLGGLRIVSVILSLGAAIGLATNGFGAWSLVMQQIVLFTTLAIGAVIASPFRPRLRLRPKWFRGHLRFARDTVGTSLVFTLQRQAPIMMLGFVLGAGPLGLYSMALRLLRLPELGLAGPASQVVFVRMARRTSDPAGIGALYLAALRLLALVIVPGMFCLAGFAPELIPLLLTDRWGNVALIFALAAPAFAIESTTSMAGMAFLAAGQTTLRLRMATERAILQIATIAIAVPFGINAVAFALSLFAIIYTPRLWWYAGRIAPFSRKKALGAIAWPVLSGIFIWLISAMLVSSLENQTAVFLFVLAIGMAAIGWVLAALPQLSELRGAIALFRKDEGTVSQVKDST
- a CDS encoding glycosyltransferase family 4 protein, encoding MDVLILAPQPFFIERGTPIAVRNLATALAKQGHHIDLLVFPGGKKLDINGVDVHRIPHLGFLSDIGPGFSIRKLIADIVMLPKAATLLRRGRHDLVIAVEESAYIALVLRHFFGVPYICDIDSSIPEQLDDKFNLPGWLVRLFERAEGRAARGAIGAITCCRALADITRAHAPDLPIQTLEDIPLTDDAPSLPVPEDCQFDVPVIMYVGNLEAYQGVDLLLDGFAAAVAKGANVQLVIIGGAPSHVSALRERAQKLGITAQVSILGPRPVAQIGRYLAQATIVASPRTKGRNTPMKVYSYLDSGRPLLATRLPTHTQVLDDDIAMLVDPDAASMARGITALIDDPSLRSRLANAAQIRVQSEFSRPAFERKLSRFMTEKIMPQIGMGQPNTRRNFEQRPATPDLHRDTWEKPSIENNK